Genomic segment of Microbacterium hydrocarbonoxydans:
AGCTCACCGCGTGGGCGCGCGAACGCGTCGAGCACGGCGGTGCGCCGATCAAGGTGCGTCTCGTCAAGGGCGCCAACCTCGCCATGGAGCGGGTCGAGGCGCGCATGCACGGCTGGTCGCAGGCGACCTACGACACCAAGCTCGACACCGACGCCAACTATCTGCGCTGCCTCGACTGGGCGCTGCGCCCCGAGAACCTCGAGGCTGTGCGCATCGGCATCGCGGGACACAATCTTTTCGGCATCGCCTATGCCTGGCTGCTCGCGAGCGAACGAGGTGTCGCCACAGGTGCAGCGGCGGGGCAGCCGCTCGTGGAGTTCGAGATGCTGCTCGGCATGGCGCAGGGGCAGGTGCAGGCCGTCTCGCGCGAGGTCGGCGAGGTGCTGCTGTACGTGCCGGTCGTGAACCCCGACGAGTTCGACGTCGCGATCAGCTATCTCGTGAGGCGTCTCGAGGAGAACGCCTCGTCCGACAACTTCCTGTCCGCGGCGTTCCGACTCGATCATGATGAGACGCTCTTCGCCCGCGAGCGCGATCGGTTCCTCGATGCTCTGCAGCGTTCGACATCGCCGACTCTGCGAACGGGGCCGCTGCGCACGCAGGACCGGCAGGCGCCCGTGCACGAGTCGCTGCGCGCGGTACCGGTCGCGCCCGCGCCCGAAGAGGGGCTCACCCAAGCCGTGCTGGGGATCTCCCGCGGCTCTGAGGACTCGGGCGAGCCGTTCCTCGAGACCGCGGTGTACTCGCCGCGGGAACTCGAGCCCGATGCCGGCGGCGCGCGCGGTGATGCGGGCGGTGCGCCGGGCTTCACCAACACGGCCGACACGGACCCCTCGCTCCCGGCCAACCGCGACTGGGCGCGCGACATCCACGCCCGTATCGCCGACTCCGACCTCGGCACCGCGACGATCGCCGACGCCCGGATCGATGAACTCGCGCAGCTCGACGACACGATCACCGGCGTGCACGAAGCCGGTGCGCTGTGGGGGGCCCGCCCTGCGACCGAGCGTGCCGAGATGCTGCTGCGCGCCGCCGCGGCGCTCGAGGCCCGACGTGGCGAGCTGATCGAGGTCGCGGCATCCGAGACCGGCAAGGTCTTCGGCGAAGCCGATGTCGAGGTCAGCGAGGCCGTCGACTTCGCCCGGTATTACGCGGCCAAGGCGAGAGAGCTGGATGCCGTGCCCGGAGCGGTGTTCGAACCCGCCCGCGTCACGGTGGTGACGCCGCCCTGGAACTTTCCTCTCGCGATCCCCGCAGGCGGAGTGCTCGCCGCGCTCGCGGCCGGTTCGGGCGTGGTCTTCAAGCCCGCGCCGCAGGCCCGTCGCTGCGCCGCGGTGATCGCCGAGACTCTCTGGGAGGCGGGCATCCCGCGCGATGTGCTCGCGCTCGTCGACATCGAGGAGGGTGAGCTCGGACGCGCCCTCATCTCGCACGACGCGGTCGATCGCGTCATCCTCACCGGGTCGTGGGAGACGGCGGCGCTGTTCCGCTCCTGGCGACCCGACCTGCCGCTGCTCGCCGAGACGAGCGGCAAGAACGCCCTGATCATCACCCCGTCGGCCGACCTCGACCTCGCTGTATCCGATCTCGTGCGCAGCGCATTCGGACATGCGGGGCAGAAGTGCTCTGCGGCCTCGCTCGCGATCCTGGTGGGACCTGTGGGTCGGTCCCAGCGGTTCGCCCGGCAGCTCGCGGATGCCACACGCTCGCTGCATGTCGCCCCGCCCACCGATCCGCTCGCGGAGGTCGGACCGGTCATCGAGCGGCCCCAGGGCAAGCTGGCCTGGGCGCTCACCGAACTCGAGGGCGAAGAGCGATGGCTCATCGAACCCGCGGTGTCGGTCGACGACGCGAGCGGCAGGCTCTGGCGCCCAGGCATCCGCATCGGCGTGCAGCCCGGCTCCCGCTTCCACACCGAGGAGTTCTTCGGCCCCGTGCTCGGCATCATGCACGCGCCCACGCTGGAACGTGCGATCGAACTGCAGAACGCCACGGCCTACGGTCTCACCGCCGGGCTGCACACGCAGGACCCCGCCGATCTGGCGCTGTGGCTCGACACGGTGCAGGCCGGCAACCTCTACGTGAACCGCGGCATCACGGGGGCGATCGTCCAGCGGCAGCCGTTCGGCGGCTGGAAGCGGTCGTCCGTGGGTCCCGGGGCGAAGGCCGGTGGGCCGAACTACCTCGTGGGACTCGGCTCCTGGCGGTCGCGGGCGACGGGCCCCGTCTCGAGCACCCTGCACCTGCGAGGACTCGACTCGCGCATCACCGAGCTCATCGAGTCGGCGCAGCCCTCGCTCGGCTATGAGGCGTTCGAGTGGCTCCGCCGGTCGGCGCTGTCCGACGCGCTGGCGTGGGATCGCGAGTTCGGTCAGGTGCGCGACGTCTCGCATCTGGGCGTCGAGCGCAATCTCTTCCGCTACCGGCCGGTGCCGGTCGAGATCAGGGCCACGGCGGATGCCGGCTGGCAGGAGCTGCTGCGCGTCGTCGTCGCGGCCGTGCGTGCCGGGGCCGGCTTCGTGCTCTCGACCCCGGTCGGCCTGCCGCCCGAAGTGAGGCGGGCGCTCGGCGATCTGGGCGCCACAGTCTTCATGGAGAGCGACGACGAGTGGATCGAGCGGGTGCGTCGCCGTGCAGAGTCCGCGGGAGGGCTCGACGCACTTCGCGAGGCTCCGACGCCGGATCGCGTGCGGCTCGTCGGGGCCCGCTCGTCGGTGGCGGCGCTGCACCGGGCGCTCGCCGTGGCCGTCGACGGCGATCCCGACCTCGCGGTGTACGACGGCGAGGTCACCTCGGCCGGACGCATCGAGCTGCTGCCCTTCGTGCATGAGCAGGCGATCGCGATCACCGCGCATCGCTACGGAAACCCCGACGACTGGAGTGCCGAGGTCATCTGACGGCGCGCGGCCCTCCGCCCCGTCTGCCGGGGAGGGGGGCGGGAAGGTACGTTGTTGGTGCCGCACCGGAGGAGGGCTGCCGCACCGACCATCAGAATGTAAAGAATTCTTGACACAATGGATGCCGCGGGCGTACTCTCATGTCAAGAATCTTTGACATGGGAGGCATCATGGTCTACGAAGAGCGCAACGCGTGGGCGGGGCTCATCGTCGGTGTGCTCGTGATCGGCGGCTACGTCGTGGTCATGCTGCAGCAGTCTGCCGACCGGCCGGTGACCGAGGTCGACTGGCTCCCGCCGATGCTCTGGACGATCGGCATCGGCATCGTGGCGACGATCGCCCTCAGCATCGTGTGGGGCATCATCGCCAGCGCCAAGGACCCCGACGGGGTGGGTGCGTCGGATGTGCGTGACCGCGACATCAGCCGCATGGGCAGCCGCGTCGAGCAGGCGTTCGTCGTGATCGCGGGGCTCGGGGTGATCGCGCTGTGCGCCGTGGACGCTGACGTCTTCTGGATCGCCAACACCATGTTCGCGGGCTTCGCCGTCTCGGCCATGGTCGGGGGCATCGCCCGGGTCGTCGCCTATCGTCGGGGACTCGTCTGATGGTCAAGCCCACGCTCGTCTCCAACCGCATCCGCGCGCATCGTGAAGCCGCGGGTCTCACCCAGGCCGAGCTCGCGCGCCGCATCGGCGTCACGCGGCAGACGCTCATCGCCATCGAGCAGGAGAAGTACTCTCCGTCGCTCGAACTCGCGTTCCAGATCGCGCGGGCCTTCGGGGTGGGCCTCGACGATCTCTTCCAGTACCCCGAACCCATCACGAAGGATGCCTGAGATGAGCGAGACGCGACCCGCCGGCGGTCCTCCCGCCGGCACCATGCGCGCGTGGCGACGGGAGAGCTATGGCTCCGCCGACGGCGTGCGGCTCGAGCAGATCCCCATTCCGGTGCCGAGGCGCGGCGAGGCGCTGCTGCGCGTGCACGCCACAGCGCTGAACGCCGGAGACGTGCGGCTGATGCTCGGAGACCCCTTGCTGGTGCGGCCCGTCTTCGGCCTCACGCGGCCCCGGCATCCGGTGCGTGGGATGGATGTGGCGGGTGAGGTCGTCGCCACGGGCCGGGCCGTCATCGGCGCAGAGGTCGGTGAAGCGGTCGTGGGCGAGCTGGTCGGCGGCGGCGGGCTCGCCGAGTACGTCACGGTGCCGGCGACGCGGCTCGTGCCGATTCGTCCGGGCGTGAGCGCCGTGGCAGCGGCCAGCCTGCCGATCGCCGGCGGCACGGCCTGGCAGGCGCTCGACCTCGCCGGCGTGGGGTTGGGCGACGGGGCGGCCCGGCGTGACAAGCGCGAGCGCGAGCGTGTGCTCGTGATCGGAGCCTCCGGCGGCGTCGGCACGTTCGCCGTGCAGCTCGCCGCGCTGCGGGGAGCGGAGGTCTGGGCGACGTGCGGCGAGCGCAACATGTCGCTGGTCGAGCACCTCGGTGCCGCGCACACCCTCGATCATCGGCGCTCACCGCTGTCGGAGCTGCCGGCATCGCATTTCGATGCGGTGATCGACATCGCCGGCGGCGTCGACCTTCGCACGCTGCAGAGGTTGCTCGTGCCCGGCGGCTCAGCGGTGCTCGTGGCGGGCAACGGCGGTCACGTGCTCGGACCGGTGCCGCGGATGCTCGAGGCGGCCTACCGATCCATCGGGTCGACGAGACGCATTCGCCCTCTCGCCGCGACGCCGCGTCCCGAGGTGACTGCCAGACTGCTCGATCTCGTCGCCGACGGCCGTGTCACTCCGGTCGTCGAACGCGAGTACGGCTTCGACGAGGCATCCGAGGCACTGCTCCACCTCGAGGCGGGGCACACCGTCGGCAAACTCGTCGTTCGGGCCGCCTTCGAGTAGCGCGCTTGGCAGATTCTGTCGTCCGGGAACTGCACAGTGAGCGATTCGAACAGGGGAGGGGCCGCCCAGCAGGGAGGGGCGCCGAGCGGCCGCGCTCTGGCGGCGTGCAGGGAGCGGATGACAGAATGGATGCCGGCGTGCTCGAGTCGCATCTTCCCCGGCCCCCGCTCTCGATGAGCGAACCGGGTCGAAGGACCGCCGGGCCCCTGGACAGCGTCCGCCGCATCCCGTTCGAGGAGCCCCATGACTGTCGAAACCACTGCGCCGGCATCCGAGACCGCAGCCCCGGTCCGCACCGCACACCACCGTCGCTACCTCATGTGCACGCCGTCGCACTTCACGGTGAACTACTCGATCAACCCGTGGATGGAGCCGTCGAAGCCCACCGACACCGCCCGGGCCGTCGCGCAGTGGCAGAAGCTGCACGACCTGTACCTCGAGCTCGGTCACGAGGTCGAGCTGATCGAGCCGCTCGCCGGCTACCCCGACATGGTCTACACGGCGAACGGCGGGTTCCTGATCGACGGTCGCGCCTACGTGCCGAAGTTCCGGTTCGTCGAGCGTCAGGGCGAGGCCCCCGCCTTCGCGGACTGGTTCCGTGCGGCCGGCTTCGACACCGTGATCCCCGAGGAGGTCAACGAGGGTGAGGGCGACTTCCTGCTCGTCGGCGACGTGATCCTCGCCGGCACCGGCTTCCGTTCCACCGGCGACAGCCACCGCGAGGTCGGTGAGGTCTTCGGTCGCGAGGTCGTGTCGCTGAACCTGGTCGACCCGCGCTTCTACCACCTCGACACCGCCATCGCAGTGCTCGACCCCGTGCAGGGCGTGGAGAACGGCGGCCCGGAGCGCGCGAACATCGCCTACCTGCCTGGTGCGTTCGACGACGCCAGCCGCGCGATCCTCGAGGAGCGCTTTCCCGACGCGATCCTCGTCTCGGACGAGGACGGCTCGGTGTTCGGGCTGAACTCGGCGAGCGACGGCTACAACGTCGTCATCTCTCCCCGCGCCCAGGGCTTCGAGAAGCAGCTGCGCGAGCGCGGGTACAACCCGATCATGGTCGACCTCTCCGAGCTGCTGCTCGGCGGCGGCGGCATCAAGTGCTGCACGCTGGAACTGCGCGGCGAGGCATGACCGCCGTCGTGCCGGGAGGCGACGCCTCCGTCGAGGTCGTCACCCACGTCGACGTCGAGTCCGGGACCGAGCCGCACGTCGCGCACAACTACCACCCGCTGCCCGTGACCATCGCGCGTGCAGAAGGCGCATGGGTGACGGATGTCGAGGGCAAGCGGTACCTCGACCTGCTCGCCGCCTACTCGGCCGTGAACTTCGGCCACCGGCATCCGGCGATCGTCGCGGCACTGACCGAGCAGCTCGGCCGCGTCGCCCTCACGAGCCGCGCCTTCATGAGCGACCGGCTCGAGCCCTTCGCTGCGGCTCTGGCAGGCCTCGCGGGCAAAGACATGGTGCTGCCGATGAACACGGGCGCCGAGGCCGTCGAGACCGGCATCAAGGTCGCTCGCGCGTGGGGCTACCGGGTCAAGGGCATCGTCGAGGGACGGGCGCGCATCATCGTCGCGGCCGGCAACTTCCACGGCCGCACCACCACGATCGTCAGCTTCAGCGACGATCACGAGGCCAGGGCCGACTTCGGCCCGTACACGCCGGGCTTCGACGTCGTGCCCTACGGAGACGCGGATGCCGTGGCGGCGGCCATCACCGACGACACCGCCGCCGTGCTGATCGAGCCCATCCAGGGCGAGGGCGGGGTGGTGATCCCGCCTGAGGGGTACCTGCGCCGCATCCGCGAGATCTGCGACGAGAAGAACGTGCTGTTCATCGCCGACGAGATCCAGTCGGGACTCGGTCGGGTCGGCGAGACGTTCGCGTGCGACCGCGAGGGCGTCGTGCCCGACCTGTACCTGCTGGGCAAGGCACTGGGCGGCGGCATCCTTCCCGTCTCGGCCGTGGTCGGCGACGCCGATGTGCTCGGGGTGATCCGCCCGGGCGAGCACGGATCGACGTTCGGCGGCAACCCGCTGGCCGCGGCGGTCGGGCTGCGCGTGGTCGAGATGCTCGAGTCGGGGGAGTTCCAGGAGCGCGCCCGCGCGCTGGGCGAGCACCTCGCGGCAGCCCTCGCGCCGCTGCTCGGACACGGCGTCACCGAGGTGCGCATCGCCGGACTCTGGGCGGGGGTCGACATCGATCCCGTCAGGGGCACCGGTCGCGAGATCGCCGAGAAGCTCCTCGACCGCGGCGTCCTGGTGAAGGACACGCACGGGCAGACCATCCGCATCGCGCCGCCGATCGTGATCCGCGCGACGGAACTCGACTGGGCCGTCGAGCAGCTGAAGCTGGTTCTCGGAGCCTGATCGGACCCGCCCGGGCCCGACTCGCCTGAGCCGGCCACGACGAAAGGGCGATCCGCAGATCGGTCGCACGGACCTGTCTGCGGATCGCCCCCGATCCTCCGATCGTCACGACCGAGCGCGCCACCCAGCCCCCCGGGGTCTCGGCGCTCTCGGTGCGTCTCAGGCCGGAGTGTCGTCCGGGTCGAGGGTGCGCAGCGTGTCCTTCTCGACGTCGGTGTCGGCGGTCAGCTGCTCCTCGGTGTTCTCATCGCCGCCGAGCGCCGCATCGCGGTCGGGACTCGCGTCGCCCTGGATCGCGCCGTGCGGAGATGCTCCGTGAGAACTGTCGCCCTGCAGTGCGCCGCCCTGGGTCGCACCCTGGGGGTCGCCCTCGCGGGCATCGCCCTGCAGCGCGCCGCGCGGGGACTCGCCCTGCGAGCTGTCGCCCTGCAATGCACCGCCCTGGGCTGCGCCCTGAGCGTTGCCCTCGAGCTCGTCGTCCGAATCGGTGCCGTCGGGCGAACCCGAGCCGTCCTGGCCGTCCGGTGCGGTGTTGTGCTGCGGGATGCTTTCGGGGGAGCCCTCAGCCGGCTCCTCGGGGTGCGGGGTGCGTCCTGTGTTCTCGTCCATGCTCTGGACGCTACGCTCGCGCACGGGATCAGCCCAGGGAGTTGACAAACCGCGCGCGGCGGGTTCCAGGCCGCGCGCGGCCGCACAGGCGGTGCGCGGAGCGACCACGGCTCGGCGCACGGCACCGGGTCAGTGCCGGCTCAGTCGTTCTTGGTCGTGCGGATCGGGGTCGTGGCCGACTTCTCGGTGTACTCGACGGGATCCGCAGCGCGTGCAGCCTCGGCATCCGCCCTCTCGACGACGTCGAGCGGGCGGGTCTCGTCGAGCGTCATGAGGAAGCGACTGTTCTCGGCGCGGTGCAGGCGACCCGAGGTGAAGACCCAGATGGCGCCGATCGCGCATGCGACGAAGCCGGCGGTGCCGCCGAGCATGATCGCGCTGCGCGGACCGAAGGTGTCGGCGACCCACCCCGCGATCGGGGCGCCCACCGGCGTCGACCCCATGATGACCGCCATGTAGAGCGCCAGCACACGCCCTCGCAGAGCCGGCGCGGTGGTCATCTGCACATAGCCGTTGGCGGTCGTCAGCAGGGTCACGATCATGAACCCGGTGAAGGTCAGCGTGACGGCGTAGCTCACGTACGTCGGCATCGCCGCCGACACGAACGCCGCGACGCCGAACCCGCCGGCGGCGAGGATCACGACGCGCACTCTGGCCCGGTCGCGGCGCGCCGCGAGCAGTGCACCCGCCAACGATCCGATCGCGAGCACCGAGCTGAGGATGCCGTAGCCGTCTGCCCCGGCGCCGAATTCGAGTGCCATGGTCGAGGCGAAGATCGGGAAGTTCATGCCGAACGCGCCGATCAGGAAGACGGTCACGAAGACCACTCGCAGGTCGCTGCGCCCCCACACATACCGGAAGCCCTCGGCGAGCCCGCCGGGTCGCCGGTTCTTCGGCCGCGGCGCGAGCTGGCCGGTGCGCAGCATGAGCAGGGCGACGAGCATGGCCAGGAACGTCGCGGCGTTCGCGATGAACACCCAGCCCGAGCCGATCGCGACGATCAGCAGACCGCCGACGGCCGGACCGATCATACGTGCGAGGTTGAACGATGCGGAGTTCAGCGCGACCGCGTTCGAGGTGTCGCCCGACGAGACCATGTCGGAGACGAACGCCTGCCGTGCAGGGGCGTCGAAGGCGTTGACGACGCCGAATGCCGCCGCGAAGCCGAACATCATCGGCAGCGTCATGACGTCGTTCAGCAGCAGCACGCCCACGGCGATCGCGAGCAGCAGCAGCGCACTCTGGGTGGCGAGCAGGATGCGGCGCCGCTCGAAGCGATCGGCCACCCATCCGGTCAGGCTCACGAGCACCAGTGGGGGGCCGAACTGCAGCGCCATCGTGACGCCCATGGCCGCGGCGTCGTTGTCGGTCAGCTCGGTGAGCACGACCCAGTCCTGCGCGGTGGCCTGCATCCACCCGCCGATGTTCGAGACGAGGGCACCCGCGAACCAGATGCGGTAGTTGATGTTCGCGAACGAACGGA
This window contains:
- a CDS encoding bifunctional proline dehydrogenase/L-glutamate gamma-semialdehyde dehydrogenase, with the protein product MADMSLSADAESAPLADRAVELARRWAIEAAAADVDPAAERLAGVLQDVNGLPFTLGFVDGVMRPESLGAAASRLHRIAPIVPEFLPWYLRSAVRIGGGVAPLLPTPVVPIARRVLREMVGHLVVDARPAKLGPAIARIRESGSRLNLNLLGEAVLGESEARRRLDGIHELIRRADVDYVSVKVSAIISHISMWAFDQIVDEVVERLLPLYLTAVGDGTFINLDMEEYRDLDLTIAVFTRILEDPRLQGLEAGIVLQAYLPDALPALQQLTAWARERVEHGGAPIKVRLVKGANLAMERVEARMHGWSQATYDTKLDTDANYLRCLDWALRPENLEAVRIGIAGHNLFGIAYAWLLASERGVATGAAAGQPLVEFEMLLGMAQGQVQAVSREVGEVLLYVPVVNPDEFDVAISYLVRRLEENASSDNFLSAAFRLDHDETLFARERDRFLDALQRSTSPTLRTGPLRTQDRQAPVHESLRAVPVAPAPEEGLTQAVLGISRGSEDSGEPFLETAVYSPRELEPDAGGARGDAGGAPGFTNTADTDPSLPANRDWARDIHARIADSDLGTATIADARIDELAQLDDTITGVHEAGALWGARPATERAEMLLRAAAALEARRGELIEVAASETGKVFGEADVEVSEAVDFARYYAAKARELDAVPGAVFEPARVTVVTPPWNFPLAIPAGGVLAALAAGSGVVFKPAPQARRCAAVIAETLWEAGIPRDVLALVDIEEGELGRALISHDAVDRVILTGSWETAALFRSWRPDLPLLAETSGKNALIITPSADLDLAVSDLVRSAFGHAGQKCSAASLAILVGPVGRSQRFARQLADATRSLHVAPPTDPLAEVGPVIERPQGKLAWALTELEGEERWLIEPAVSVDDASGRLWRPGIRIGVQPGSRFHTEEFFGPVLGIMHAPTLERAIELQNATAYGLTAGLHTQDPADLALWLDTVQAGNLYVNRGITGAIVQRQPFGGWKRSSVGPGAKAGGPNYLVGLGSWRSRATGPVSSTLHLRGLDSRITELIESAQPSLGYEAFEWLRRSALSDALAWDREFGQVRDVSHLGVERNLFRYRPVPVEIRATADAGWQELLRVVVAAVRAGAGFVLSTPVGLPPEVRRALGDLGATVFMESDDEWIERVRRRAESAGGLDALREAPTPDRVRLVGARSSVAALHRALAVAVDGDPDLAVYDGEVTSAGRIELLPFVHEQAIAITAHRYGNPDDWSAEVI
- a CDS encoding helix-turn-helix transcriptional regulator, which produces MVKPTLVSNRIRAHREAAGLTQAELARRIGVTRQTLIAIEQEKYSPSLELAFQIARAFGVGLDDLFQYPEPITKDA
- a CDS encoding NAD(P)-dependent alcohol dehydrogenase, producing the protein MSETRPAGGPPAGTMRAWRRESYGSADGVRLEQIPIPVPRRGEALLRVHATALNAGDVRLMLGDPLLVRPVFGLTRPRHPVRGMDVAGEVVATGRAVIGAEVGEAVVGELVGGGGLAEYVTVPATRLVPIRPGVSAVAAASLPIAGGTAWQALDLAGVGLGDGAARRDKRERERVLVIGASGGVGTFAVQLAALRGAEVWATCGERNMSLVEHLGAAHTLDHRRSPLSELPASHFDAVIDIAGGVDLRTLQRLLVPGGSAVLVAGNGGHVLGPVPRMLEAAYRSIGSTRRIRPLAATPRPEVTARLLDLVADGRVTPVVEREYGFDEASEALLHLEAGHTVGKLVVRAAFE
- a CDS encoding N-dimethylarginine dimethylaminohydrolase — encoded protein: MTVETTAPASETAAPVRTAHHRRYLMCTPSHFTVNYSINPWMEPSKPTDTARAVAQWQKLHDLYLELGHEVELIEPLAGYPDMVYTANGGFLIDGRAYVPKFRFVERQGEAPAFADWFRAAGFDTVIPEEVNEGEGDFLLVGDVILAGTGFRSTGDSHREVGEVFGREVVSLNLVDPRFYHLDTAIAVLDPVQGVENGGPERANIAYLPGAFDDASRAILEERFPDAILVSDEDGSVFGLNSASDGYNVVISPRAQGFEKQLRERGYNPIMVDLSELLLGGGGIKCCTLELRGEA
- the rocD gene encoding ornithine--oxo-acid transaminase encodes the protein MTAVVPGGDASVEVVTHVDVESGTEPHVAHNYHPLPVTIARAEGAWVTDVEGKRYLDLLAAYSAVNFGHRHPAIVAALTEQLGRVALTSRAFMSDRLEPFAAALAGLAGKDMVLPMNTGAEAVETGIKVARAWGYRVKGIVEGRARIIVAAGNFHGRTTTIVSFSDDHEARADFGPYTPGFDVVPYGDADAVAAAITDDTAAVLIEPIQGEGGVVIPPEGYLRRIREICDEKNVLFIADEIQSGLGRVGETFACDREGVVPDLYLLGKALGGGILPVSAVVGDADVLGVIRPGEHGSTFGGNPLAAAVGLRVVEMLESGEFQERARALGEHLAAALAPLLGHGVTEVRIAGLWAGVDIDPVRGTGREIAEKLLDRGVLVKDTHGQTIRIAPPIVIRATELDWAVEQLKLVLGA
- a CDS encoding MFS transporter, yielding MFRSFANINYRIWFAGALVSNIGGWMQATAQDWVVLTELTDNDAAAMGVTMALQFGPPLVLVSLTGWVADRFERRRILLATQSALLLLAIAVGVLLLNDVMTLPMMFGFAAAFGVVNAFDAPARQAFVSDMVSSGDTSNAVALNSASFNLARMIGPAVGGLLIVAIGSGWVFIANAATFLAMLVALLMLRTGQLAPRPKNRRPGGLAEGFRYVWGRSDLRVVFVTVFLIGAFGMNFPIFASTMALEFGAGADGYGILSSVLAIGSLAGALLAARRDRARVRVVILAAGGFGVAAFVSAAMPTYVSYAVTLTFTGFMIVTLLTTANGYVQMTTAPALRGRVLALYMAVIMGSTPVGAPIAGWVADTFGPRSAIMLGGTAGFVACAIGAIWVFTSGRLHRAENSRFLMTLDETRPLDVVERADAEAARAADPVEYTEKSATTPIRTTKND